In Bacteroidota bacterium, the genomic window ACTAACTATGTTTTCGACTTGATTGATAAATTGTTGAACTTCATCAAGAGGACTTAAGTAATTGATTACTTCCTGATTGTTTCCTGTTAATTCTTTGAATTCTTTCAATCGCCCCGGATTAGGTAAAAAACGACAATCAAATACAAATCCGCCTCCATTTCCACTATTATCCAGTGGTATTGAACGTTTGTAAGAAAAACTATTAATCAATACGGTTAAACCTGGTTTAGGTTTGTAATTAAATTCATTCAGGTTAGGTGAATGAATAAGTTGATCGAAAACAGAATAAAGCGCGGGTAACTTAATGGGTAGTTCAATTTTGTCCATCAAGTATTTTAAATTATTTAATGCATAAGGAATACTCAATAAAAAGTGTTGTTTCCTTTCAAAAAAGCCCCTGTATCCGTAGGCTCCAAAAGCTTGCATCACCCGTATCAAAACATAGGCATAGTAATAGTTTCGAAAGGCCGCTTTGTCAACAGTCATCTTTTCAGACAGCTTCAACATATAATAAATAAGCAATTCTTCTCTTTGATCTATTGTTAAATTTGCTTTGGCATCATAAAGCAATGAGGCGAGGTCATATTGCAAAGCTCCTTGTCGGCCTCCCTGAAAATCGATAAAAAAGAATTCATCATTATTAATCATGATGTTTCTGGATTGAAAATCCCTAAACATAAAATAATCTGTATTGGTTGACAGCAAATAATTAACAAGCGAGCGGAAGTCATCTTCTAAATCTTGCTCATGGAAACTGACACCAGCCAGTTTGATAAAAAAATGCTTGAAATAATTCATATCCCACAACATCGATTGCTTATCAAATTTTGATCGAGGATAAGCCTTGCTATAGTCGATTACTTCATGTCCTTTAAATTGAAATTCAATCAAGTGGTTTATTACACTTTTGTATAATATGCTGATTTTCAGATTACCTTCATCGTTTCTATTTATTTGGTCAATATGATCGTAAAAACTAAGGTCTCCTAAATCTTCTTGTAAATAAATGTGGTCATCCAACTGGTCTGCATATATTTTTGGAACTGGAAGTTGAGCAGATTTAAGTTGTTGAGCATAGCTCAGAAATGCGCTATTCTCTTTATAGTTATCATTGAAGCAACCTATTGCTGTTTTATTTTTGGATATCAAGCGAATATATTGGCGAACCGATCCTGAAATTGGGAGTAACTCACTACTTTCTAATTCTTCTTTGCTCCAGATTTCAAATAGAGTAATTAACTTTTTCTGTATGTTGGCTTTCATTGAATTTATTTGGTTTAACAAATGTAATAAATTGATGATTTTAAAACTGACTTAAATTATTTACACTTTAAGTAAGAATAAAAAATAAAGGAATGATTCGGGCTCAAATAAAATTATGTAATTTTACAAATAAGTTTTTAATGTGCTTTTAAGATTATTTTTATTAAAATGAAATTAATAATTAATAAACTGAACTCATCCTGAATGGCAAAAAAACAATCTGAGCATAGAGAAAATCCCAAAGAAGAAACACATCAGAAATCTTTAAAAA contains:
- a CDS encoding phosphotransferase, which translates into the protein MKANIQKKLITLFEIWSKEELESSELLPISGSVRQYIRLISKNKTAIGCFNDNYKENSAFLSYAQQLKSAQLPVPKIYADQLDDHIYLQEDLGDLSFYDHIDQINRNDEGNLKISILYKSVINHLIEFQFKGHEVIDYSKAYPRSKFDKQSMLWDMNYFKHFFIKLAGVSFHEQDLEDDFRSLVNYLLSTNTDYFMFRDFQSRNIMINNDEFFFIDFQGGRQGALQYDLASLLYDAKANLTIDQREELLIYYMLKLSEKMTVDKAAFRNYYYAYVLIRVMQAFGAYGYRGFFERKQHFLLSIPYALNNLKYLMDKIELPIKLPALYSVFDQLIHSPNLNEFNYKPKPGLTVLINSFSYKRSIPLDNSGNGGGFVFDCRFLPNPGRLKEFKELTGNNQEVINYLSPLDEVQQFINQVENIVS